A DNA window from Vigna unguiculata cultivar IT97K-499-35 chromosome 10, ASM411807v1, whole genome shotgun sequence contains the following coding sequences:
- the LOC114166533 gene encoding uncharacterized protein LOC114166533 encodes MVDLQTVCCMCGDVGFPDKLFRCSKCRHRFQHSYCSNYYREMVEIEICDWCQSERRNYTRHHGNSKKSVAGSHSGGTSRSEYSGEKIKQHEESGSSLEKGKGPAPSPRPSTRRYKLLKDVMC; translated from the exons ATGGTGGACCTTCAAACCGTTTGCTGCATGTGTGGTGACGTTGGCTTCCCTGACAAGCTTTTCCGCTGCAGCAAATGTCGTCACCGATTCCAACACTC GTATTGTAGCAACTACTACCGGGAAATGGTTGAGATTGAGATATGCGATTGGTGTCAAAGTGAGAGGAGAAACTACACAAGACATCATGGTAATTCGAAGAAATCGGTGGCCGGAAGTCACAGCGGAGGGACGAGTCGATCGGAATATTCCGGTGAGAAGATCAAGCAGCATGAGGAGAGTGGTTCGAGCTTGGAGAAGGGGAAGGGTCCTGCTCCTTCACCAAGACCCTCCACACGAAGGTACAAGCTTCTCAAGGATGTAATGTGTtga